A section of the Oscarella lobularis chromosome 15, ooOscLobu1.1, whole genome shotgun sequence genome encodes:
- the LOC136196187 gene encoding protein KTI12 homolog — MPLVILCGLPCSGKSKTSSALREHFSALGKSVRVVSDTDLAPRKNLAYADSKSEKEVRAALKTAVERELSDDVVVVLDSLNYIKGYRYELYCISKHNKTPHCVIHCATPIDICRQWNSQCSEEQRYRDDIFEGLILRFEEPNSMNRWDSPLFTINVGDSLPCDSICQAIFERKAPPPNQSTQSQPISAPNFLHDLDKVTQDVIKSILEQQKSLGPGSIKIPGSSETLRLDRLVSMAELRRHKKQFITYTKTHPVSKADTLISMFVQYLDNCL; from the exons ATGCCTCTTGTGATTCTGTGCGGTTTGCCCTGTTCTGGAAAGAGCAAAACGTCTAGCGCTCTACGAGAACATTTTTCAGCGCTGGGAAAATCCGTGCGCGTCGTCAGCGACACCGATTTAGCTCCGAGAAAGAATCTAGCCTATGCAG ATTCAAAGAGCGAAAAGGAAGTTCGTGCGGCGCTAAAGACTGCAGTAGAAAG AGAATTATCAGATGACGTAGTTGTAGTGCTCGATTCGCTAAACTACATAAAGGGATATCGATACGAATTGTACTGCATTTCGAAGCACAATAAAACCCCACACTGCGTG ATTCACTGTGCCACGCCTATTGATATATGTAGACAATGGAATTCACAGTGTAGCGAGGAGCAAAGATACAGGGACGACAT ATTTGAAGGATTGATATTAAGATTCGAAGAACCTAATTCAATGAACAGATGGGACAGCCCCTTATTTACAATCAAC GTAGGGGATTCCTTACCTTGTGACTCCATATGTCAAGCCATatttgaaagaaaagccCCGCCTCCCAATCAATCCACCCAATCA CAACCCATTTCTGCGCCCAATTTTCTTCACGATCTCGACAAAGTCACTCAAGACGTCATAAAA TCAATTTTAGAACAGCAAAAATCTCTCGGTCCCGGATCTATAAAAATTCCCGGCTCTTCAGAGACGCTTCGCCTGGATCGActcgtttccatggcagAACTTCGACGACACAAAAAACAATTTATAACGTACACGAAAACGCATCCAGTTTCCAAGGCAGACACGTTAATATCAATGTTCGTGCAGTATCTAGACAACTGCTTGTGA
- the LOC136196197 gene encoding ras-related protein Rab-8B-like: MAKVDPPSDYVFKILVVGDSGVGKTCLLQRFVDDLAKPSYIATIGIDFKVKTIRIDGDIVKLEIWDTAGQERFRTLTSAYFRGAMGILLVYDVTNGSSFDGIPRWIRSIQEEAPHRTKVLLLGNKKDMYENRCVEKEKGEKVSE; the protein is encoded by the exons ATGGCAAAAGTCGATCCTCCGAGCGACTACGTATTCAAAATCCTAGTCGTGGGAGACTCGGGAGTAGGAAAGACGTGCTTACTGCAgagattcgtcgacgatctcgcgAAACCGAGCTACATCGCAACAATCG GAATCGATTTCAAAGTGAAAACGATACGCATCGACGGTGATATAGTGAAACTGGAAATATG GGACACAGCAGGTCAAGAACGGTTTCGAACTTTAACCTCCGCCTATTTCCGCGGAGCGATG GGCATCCTTCTcgtctatgacgtcacaaacgGATCTTCCTTCGACGGAATCCCACGCTGGATTCGCAGCATTCAAGAAGAGGCGCCGCATAGAACCAAAGTCCTGTTGCTAGGCAACAAAAAAGACATGTACGAGAACAGATgcgttgaaaaagaaaaaggcgaaaaggtGAGCGAGTAA
- the LOC136196182 gene encoding COP9 signalosome complex subunit 2-like, whose product MSDMDDDFMCDEDDQYDLDYSEDSESEPCVDLENQYYNSKAFKESDPHAALSSFQKVLELETEKGEWGFKALKQIMKLNFRLGKYGEMMSGYKQLLGYVKGAVTRNYSEKSINSILDYISTSNQMELLQEFYETTLEALKNAKNERLWFKTNTKLGKLYFDRDEFGKLSRVVKQLHVSCQTEDGQDDLKKGTQLLEVYALEIQMYTAQKNNKKLKALYEQSLRIKSAIPHPLIMGVIRECGGKMHLREGEYEKAHTDFFEAFKNYDESGSSRRTTCLKYLVLANMLMKSGINPFDSQEAKPYKNDPEILAMTNLVSAYQNDDINEFEKILRINRKAIMEDPFIWEHIEDLLRNIRTQVLIKLIRPYTRIHIPFISRELNIEPEDVEALLVSCILDKTIPGRIDQARQVLLLDQKAPGAAGYSALDRWTKQLQSLHSAVTTGIA is encoded by the exons ATGTCCGATATGGATGACGACTTTATgtgcgacgaagacgatcaaTACGACTTG GATTACTCCGAAGACAGCGAAAGCGAACCGTGCGTCGATTTGGAGAATCAGTACTACAATTCGAAGGCTTTTAAGGAGAGCGATCCGCACGCAGCACTTTCGAGCTTCCAAAAG gTGTTGGAACTTGAAACGGAAAAAGGCGAATGGGGATTCAAGGCTCTTAAACAGATAATGAAACTAAATTTTCGTTTG GGAAAATACGGAGAAATGATGAGCGGATATAAACAGCTACTCGGATACGTCAAG ggagCTGTGACTCGAAATTATtctgaaaaatcaatcaattccATCTTAGATTATATATCAACATCAAATcag atggaATTACTTCAGGAATTTTACGAGACGACTCTCGAAGCTCTAAAAAAtgcgaaaaacgaaagactCTGGTTCAAAACGAATACGAAA TTGGGAAAACTCTatttcgatcgcgacgaatttGGAAAATTGTCTCGCGTTGTGAAACAATTGCACGTCTCCTGTCAAACGGAAGACGGTCAAGACGACTTGAAAAAGGGGACACAACTTCTTGAGGTCTACGCACTCGAAATACAGATGTATACGGCGcagaaaaacaataaaaaactCAAA GCGTTGTATGAGCAGTCGCTTCGTATTAAGTCAGCTATACCTCATCCACTCATCATGGGCGTTATAAGAG AATGTGGCGGTAAAATGCACCTGCGCGAAGGAGAATACGAAAaagcgcacaccgatttcTTTGAAGCGTTTAAGAATTATGATGAATCCGGAAGTTCTAG gaGGACTACTTGTTTGAAGTATCTCGTCCTGGCGAATATGCTAATGAAATCCGGAATTAATCCGTTCGATTCCCAAGAGGCGAAACCTTATAAGAACGACCCGGAAATTCTTGCAATGACGAATTTAGTGAG CGCTTATCAAAATGACGACATAAACGAATTCGAAAAGATTTTGAGAATTAATCGAAAGGCCATAATGGAAGATCCATTCATATGGGAACACATCGAAG ATCTTCTACGCAACATTCGCACTCAAGTTCTCATCAAACTCATCAGACCATACACAAGAATCCACATTCCGTTTATATCAAga GAATTGAATATTGAGCCAGAAGACGTGGAAGCTCTTCTAGTCTCCTGTATACTAGATAA GACAATTCCTGGACGAATTGATCAGGCTAGGCAAGTTCTATTGCTTGATCAGAAAGCTCCCGGAGCAGCTGG GTATTCGGCTCTTGATAGGTGGACGAAGCAATTGCAGTCGCTCCACTCCGCCGTCACGACTGGAATTGCCTGA
- the LOC136196176 gene encoding uncharacterized protein translates to MPSLVIALVFCLVFPLLIDSKGGCTWNNKDSNSVVHDEIILTDETMNGKEEISCFDFTLGTFESLQWTTNSSEKIAKCNQINNYDVCTETRSKLLETLKVHSRHSSLKSASYDCAVHGGRRGFERQCTVKLVINKPELTPPISARTTETAPTTSTTSYVTATSKTRRRTVPTTSYNTSSAALTAVLNATSQWVNATEFWGNEMLFFVSISPSNSTRLLEKRTTVTVAIVCAIVLLTGLCIGLGLVIFLKKKKPCQRDEENWDSASAIWEDEHSSLNGKTTIPISSITMGKLLGEGQFGTVTEGILTTQTNTGEEYTIKIAVKMFRDERQADDFQKEAKLLASLGYHKNLTRIYGHCVENGHVSKIAMEYAEMGDLHRYLRRMRTTQNASTLDEGKMIDHGKQIAEGMQFVASKGCVHRDLAARNVLVFAGERLKICDFGLAKDLESAAYYRKRTKGGVIPFKWCAPEVLLYKTYSEYSDVWSYGIVLWEIVTYGGTPYPGVPIEKLFELLTGALKYRMSKPRLCSDKIYEIMTYCWNSIPDQRPTFLNLTNILNSTDSKGLAYKKRPNVVGM, encoded by the exons atgccgtcgctcgtcatCGCCCTCGTTTTTT GCCTAGTCTTTCCTCTTCTAATCGACTCAAAGG GTGGTTGCACTTGGAATAATAAGGACTCCAACAGTGTGGTCCACGACGAAATTATCCTAACGGACGAAACTATGAACGGCAAGGAGGAGATTTCCTGCTTCGATTTCACACTGGGGACGTTTGAAAGCTTACAGTGGACGACGAACTCtagcgagaaaatcgccaaGTGCAACCAAATAAACAACTACGACGTCTGCACGGAAACTCGATCGAAACTATTGGAAACACTTAAAGTTCACTCGAGACATTCTAGTCTAAAATCGGCCAGTTATGATTGCGCTGTGCACGGCGGCAGACGGGGTTTTGAGAGACAATGCACAGTCAAATTAGTCATAAATAAACCCGAACTGACACCTCCTATCTCCGCTAGGACGACTGAGACTGCGCCAACTACTAGTACAACGTCCTATGTCACTGCTACTTCGAAAACTCGTAGACGGACTGTTCCTACGACTTCCTATAACACTTCTAGTGCTGCTCTTACTGCTGTTTTGAATGCAACTTCCCAATGGGTCAATGCTACGGAGTTTTGGGGAAATGAAATGCTCTTCTTTGTGAGTATAAGTCCTAGTAATTCTACTCGTTTATTGGAGAA AAGAACTACGGTTACGGTGGCTATAGTGTGTGCGATTGTCCTACTAACTGGACTGTGCATTGGATTGGGACTGGTCATTTttctcaaaaagaaaaaaccttgtcaacgcgacgaagaaaattggGATAGTGCGAGCGCGATTTGGGAAGACGAACACAGTTCTTTGAACGGAAAAACTACAATTCCAATCAGCAGCATCACAATGGGAAAACTACTAG GAGAAGGCCAATTCGGCACGGTAACCGAAGGAATCCTCACAACGCAAACAAATACGGGAGAAGAGTATACAATAAAAATTGCAGTGAAAATGTTTCGag ATGAACGTCAGGCTGATGATTTtcaaaaggaagcgaagcTTTTAGCGAGTCTAGGCTATCATAAGAATCTCACGCGAATTTACGGACACTGCGTCGAAAACGGAC atgttAGTAAAATTGCGATGGAATACGCCGAAATGGGCGATCTCCATCGCTATCTTCGTCGAATGAGAACGACGCAAAATGCGTCGACActcgacgaaggaaaaatGATTGACCACGGAAAACAAATTGCCGAAGGAATGCAATTTGTCGCTTCCAAAGGG TGTGTgcatcgcgatttggcggcgagaaatgttctcgttttcgcggGAGAACGATTAAAGATATGCGATTTTGGACTGGCTAAAGATCTCGAGTCAGCTGCCTACTATAGAAAGAGGACAAAG GGTGGAGTAATTCCATTCAAATGGTGTGCACCCGAAGTTCTACTCTATAAAACTTACAGCGAATACAGTGACGT ttGGTCTTATGGTATTGTTCTTTGGGAAATTGTAACGTACGGTGGAACTCCCTATCCGGGAGTCCCAATcgaaaaattatttgaattATTAACCGGGGCTTTGAAATATCGTATGAGTAAACCGAGACTGTGTTCAGATAAAAT TTATGAAATTATGACGTACTGTTGGAATTCGATCCCGGATCAAAGACCCACGTTTTTGAATCTTACGAATATTTTGAATTCGACCGATTCGAAGGGATTGGCGTACAAGAAACGACCGAACGTGGTTGGAATGTAA
- the LOC136196204 gene encoding uncharacterized protein, translating to MSIVPIFLFIVLTSARPTKRDSQICYGFGAYTDSSYDVSVSRKQELVTVNCCQMDAVYVSRWRKLENGKQVRLPLCRGGDGDDDGGLGDADACWKYQSRLLVRLLVNATRLSREATFLCGKEPLWNDDFFVTTRIRLEVPPPMFSPAISPVRSPQDISDCNATREYVTCFSDSGRHFWASENGRVRKCGGKGVSGVLAACYEELDDGRVKLRVFSHEKKGETKFKCIRRRRVKNDSAHSKKIKNSKVKVCFVKVSWN from the exons ATGTCTATCGTACCtatcttcctcttcatcgtTCTAACTTCTGCACGTCCAA CCAAACGCGACTCCCAGATCTGTTACGGCTTTGGCGCCTATACCGACTCTTCCTACGACGTCTCCGTTAGTCGAAAGCAAGAACTGGTCACAGTGAATTGTTGCCAGATGGACGCCGTCTACGTTTCGCGTTGGAGGAAACTGGAGAACGGAAAACAAGTCCGACTTCCTCTTtgtcgcggcggcgacggcgacgacgacggcggactTGGAGACGCGGACGCCTGCTGGAAGTATCAGTCGCGTCTtctcgttcgtcttctcgtcaatGCGACGAGGTTGAGTCGAGAAGCGACGTTTTTGTGCGGAAAGGAACCGTTGTGGAATGATGATTTCTTCGTTACGACGCGTATTCGTTTGGAAGTGCCTCCGCCTATGTTTAGCCCAGCGATTTCCCCCGTTAGGTCACCCCAAG ATATCTCAGATTGCAATGCAACCAGGGAATACGTTACGTGCTTTTCTGATTCTGGTCGTCACTTTTGGGCCAGCGAGAATGGGCGCGTTCGTAAGTGTGGGGGGAAGGGCGTTTCTGGAGTGTTGGCTGCCTGCTATGAAGAGTTGGACGACGGTCGAGTCAAACTGAGAGTCTTTTCCCACGAGAAAAAAGGGGAAACGAAATTTAAATGtattcgccgtcgacgcgtgaaaaacgattccgctcattcgaaaaaaatcaagaatTCGAAAGTTAAAGTTTGCTTTGTCAAAGTCTCGTGGAACTAG
- the LOC136196205 gene encoding uncharacterized protein, whose amino-acid sequence MTFVSLILAIGSLLLTIPGVQPYDCYCKSTVGEKEIRVSNEPIEITRGDVIDVTCHRPRLDGDGLRWESEVTSCRQNNNNETCWTYVSKLTRILTIKSATIDETKRQFACRLEDIMFPTTCCTVNIVIQTNTNNEETTMMTTATTNNSPTSSTSTNVANSTSTLPYSNFTLFQNVSTSGCECEGFCWVSVTISATVCAIGALLIALIVVFKRKRDYTSKTCSKMALSNE is encoded by the exons ATGACCTTCGTTTCTCTCATATTGGCTATAG GTTCTCTTCTCCTCACTATCCCTGGCGTGCAACCTTACG ATTGTTACTGTAAGAGTACTGTtggcgaaaaagaaatccgTGTCAGCAACGAACCCATTGAAATTACGCGAGgagacgtcatcgacgtcacatGTCATAGACCGCGACTCGACGGCGATGGGCTTAGATGGGAAAGCGAAGTAACGTCGTGCAGgcaaaacaacaacaacgaaaCTTGCTGGACCTACGTATCAAAACTCACTCGCATATTGACAATTAAGAGCGCTACAATCGACGAAACTAAGCGTCAATTCGCTTGCCGTCTCGAGGACATTATGTTCCCTACGACTTGTTGCACAGTTAACATCGTCATTCAGACTAATACTAATAacgaggaaacgacgatgatgacgacagCTACGACTAACAATAGTCCTACATCCTCTACCTCTACAAATGTGGCTAACTCTACTTCTACTCTTCCCTATTCGAATTTCACTCTATTTCAAAACGTGTCGACGTCTGGGTGTGAGTGTGAGGGTTTTTGTTGGGTCTCTGTCACTATTTCTGCTACGGTGTGCGCCATTGGGGCGCTGCTTATTGCTCTTATAGTGGTGTTCAAACGGAAGCGGGATTACACGTCGAAAACGTGTTCGAAAATGGCATTATCGAATGAGTGA
- the LOC136196202 gene encoding fibroblast growth factor receptor 3-like → MNFSSLVLAIGYLLLSIGSSPVRTFDCHCKRIVGGKEIRISNEPIRITKGDIIDVLCYRPRLDGDGLTWESGVTRCKENNNETCWTYVSKLASILTIKSATIDASEPQFACRLEDVIYPETCCTVNVQISNTTTNNSPTTTITMSPTTTPQRERPNSTTTYSPTGASTTHPYINVTTSFLNISSGTFTSPRTATISATVCVTAALLIGVGVAVMLKRMRLSDDDVTSNDSTDNLTYLLDIKEQQIWNGDKVIPIGCLSVGKSLGEGQFGTVAEGTLRSMTKQGEVYDRRIAIKMLRDREGVNTEELRKEAEFIVNLGQNPNVILVYGYCIEEKCVSKIVMEYAELGDLHRFLRKSRSVGIDDNKQFAFAQQIAEGMKFVVSKGCVHRDLAARNVLVCAGQRLKISDFGLAKDLQSAAYYRKTTRGGVIPFRWCAPEVLLYRTYSEYSDVWSYGIVLWEIATLGGTPYPGIPVEKLFELLTGKSDYRMSKPRNCSQKLYDVMVRCWNTVPDTRPTFSQITSEYMQIYDV, encoded by the exons atgaactTCTCCTCTCTCGTATTGGCCAtag GTTATCTTCTTCTCTCAATCGGCTCTAGCCCCGTACGAACTTTCG ATTGTCACTGCAAGCGCATCGTTGGAGGAAAGGAAATCCGTATCAGCAACGAGCCCATTCGCATCACGAAAGGAGACATCATCGACGTCCTTTGTTATAGACCTCGACTCGACGGTGACGGGCTTACTTGGGAAAGCGGAGTAACGCggtgcaaagaaaacaacaacGAAACTTGCTGGACCTACGTATCAAAACTCGCTAGCATATTGACAATCAAGAGCGCTACGATCGACGCGTCTGAGCCTCAATTCGCTTGCCGTCTCGAGGACGTTATATACCCTGAAACTTGCTGCACAGTCAACGTCCAGATTAGTAATACGACAACTAATAATAGCCCAACTACAACTATAACGATGTCACCAACGACGACTCCACAACGAGAGAGGCCGAATTCTACGACTACCTATAGTCCTACAGGCGCCTCTACGACTCATCCCTATATAAATGTCACTACTTCGTTTCTAAACATATCGTCTGGGACTTTTACTTCTCCTCGAACTGCGACTATTTCTGCTACGGTGTGCGTCACTGCAGCGCTACTTATCGGTGTTGGAGTCGCAGTTATGTTGAAACGGATGCGACTttccgacgatgacgttaCGTCGAACGATAGCACGGACAATTTAACCTATCTTCTCGACATCAAGGAGCAGCAAATTTGGAATGGAGACAAAGTCATTCCAATTGGCTGTCTCTCAGTCGGAAAATCGCTAG GGGAAGGGCAATTCGGTACGGTGGCTGAGGGAACCTTACGAAGTATGACTAAACAAGGAGAAGTCTATGATAGACGAATCGCAATAAAAATGCTCAGAG ATCGAGAGGGAGTAAACACGGAAGAACTTCGAAAGGAAGCCGAATTCATCGTAAATCTCGGTCAGAACCCCAACGTCATTCTAGTCTACGGTTATTGCATAGAGGAAAAAT GTGTGAGTAAAATCGTAATGGAATACGCCGAACTTGGCGACCTCCACCGCTTTCTACGCAAATCGAGAAGCGtcggaatcgacgacaacAAACAATTCGCTTTCGCACAGCAAATCGCCGAAGGAatgaaattcgtcgtctccaaAGGA TGcgttcatcgcgatttggccgcgagaaacgttctcgtctGCGCGGGACAACGATTAAAGATATCTGACTTTGGACTAGCTAAGGATCTCCAGTCAGCTGCCTACTaccgaaaaacgacgcgt GGTGGGGTGATTCCGTTTCGGTGGTGTGCGCCGGAAGTGCTTCTATATCGAACGTATAGCGAATATAGTGACGT ctgGTCCTATGGAATCGTTCTATGGGAAATAGCCACTCTAGGCGGAACTCCCTATCCGGGTATACCCGTCGAAAAGTTATTTGAATTGCTGACCGGAAAATCGGACTATCGAATGAGCAAACCGAGAAATTGCTCTCAAAAATT atatgacgtcatggtTCGCTGTTGGAATACGGTTCCCGATACAAGGCCAACATTTTCTCAAATAACTTCCGAGTATATGCAAATTTATGACGTATAA
- the LOC136196206 gene encoding uncharacterized protein: MNLARWRVLGRRGTSDQLPYCSTNGDVDFACWRYVSRLSVRLFVNVTQLKEVGEATFLCGTEPMSDTEFTLTTKVHVTSPRLPTPTPVEEMKPQLPDTLGGSSCNLSDHLVNDIDSQCERKKIVTCFGNVSSLIWTFGRKNHPRPVAQCTNVKCPVESCWKVSENEDGLELHLSRERRRSKKAFRCDGDVSGLPSCFFKAVWD, from the exons ATGAATTTGGCGCGTTGGAGAGTGTTGGGTCGCCGCGGAACGAGCGATCAGCTTCCCTATTGTTCTAcgaacggtgacgtcgattttgccTGTTGGAGATACGTGTCTCGTCTCTCCGTGCGTCTCTTTGTCAATGTGACGCAGTTGAAGGAAGTCGGGGAAGCGACGTTTCTTTGCGGAACTGAACCCATGTCGGATACAGAGTTCACTCTCACTACAAAAGTTCATGTCACATCCCCAC GATTGCCAACTCCCACGCCCGTTGAAGAAATGAAACCCCAGCTTCCGg ATACGCTTGGTGGATCGAGTTGCAACTTGAGCGATCATCTTGTGAATGATATCGATAGCCAATGCGAACGTAAGAAGATAGTCACGTGCTTTGGAAACGTTTCCTCTCTTATTTGGACGTTTGGACGAAAAAATCATCCGCGTCCAGTTGCCCAATGTACGAACGTGAAATGTCCGGTTGAATCGTGCTGGAAAGTTTCAGAGAATGAAGATGGCCTTGAACTTCATCTTAGTCGAGAGAGGAGAAGGTCgaagaaagcgtttcgatgcGATGGTGACGTTTCCGGTTTGCCTTCGTGCTTTTTTAAGGCCGTGTGGGACTAG